From one Butyricimonas faecihominis genomic stretch:
- a CDS encoding FecR domain-containing protein produces MEKEIERSIEEKIQRMKAYLDGMLSPEEEAEFLYWIDSSPKNKALLERVRDERVLLEKIRFRERNDLEKGWDSIQKKIRKRPVLFVRLMRYAAMLVVVVLGGMMIYEIWYGKDRERIELVRGESIPVKGGCKAFLELTNGERLVLDSVSKLETQVEGVVIRTGNEGTVVVNEQDRDSLIEKVEYNRMVVPRGGEYKIVLADGSEVWVNSQSELEFPSRFTGNERRVKLRGEAYFEITKNVDMPFIVEVQDKEIRVLGTSFNVSDYANKFVTTLVTGKVQVNTKHQDYVLDPSMQIQVEGEKVSVDRVDVKEFTAWKDGLFVFKKRRLQEVMDILSRWYDVDVFYQNVDLQDLHFTGTIQRHSEIVDVLTFLEKTDMVKFNLEGKTLIVFK; encoded by the coding sequence ATGGAAAAAGAGATAGAAAGGTCTATAGAGGAAAAAATTCAGCGAATGAAGGCTTATTTGGACGGGATGTTATCCCCGGAAGAGGAAGCGGAATTTTTGTATTGGATAGATTCATCTCCGAAGAATAAGGCTTTATTGGAGCGTGTACGAGATGAACGTGTGTTGTTGGAAAAAATTCGTTTCCGGGAGAGAAATGATCTGGAGAAAGGATGGGATAGTATTCAGAAGAAGATACGGAAGCGTCCGGTGTTATTTGTGCGCTTGATGCGTTATGCAGCCATGTTGGTTGTTGTCGTGTTGGGAGGGATGATGATTTATGAAATTTGGTATGGTAAGGATCGAGAGAGAATCGAGTTGGTGCGAGGAGAATCTATTCCGGTGAAAGGTGGATGCAAGGCGTTTTTAGAGTTGACAAATGGGGAACGCTTGGTGTTGGATAGCGTGAGTAAATTAGAAACCCAAGTTGAAGGAGTTGTGATTAGAACGGGAAATGAAGGAACCGTTGTCGTGAACGAACAAGATAGAGATTCGTTGATTGAAAAAGTGGAATATAACCGGATGGTGGTACCCCGGGGTGGGGAATACAAGATTGTGTTGGCAGATGGTAGTGAGGTATGGGTAAATTCACAATCCGAGTTGGAATTTCCTTCTCGTTTTACGGGAAACGAACGTCGGGTGAAGTTAAGGGGGGAGGCATATTTCGAGATTACCAAAAATGTAGATATGCCTTTTATCGTAGAGGTTCAGGATAAGGAGATACGGGTGTTGGGAACAAGTTTTAACGTGAGTGATTATGCCAATAAATTTGTGACGACGTTAGTAACTGGAAAAGTCCAAGTAAATACGAAGCATCAAGATTACGTGCTTGATCCTTCGATGCAGATACAAGTGGAAGGGGAGAAGGTGTCGGTGGACAGGGTGGATGTGAAGGAGTTCACGGCTTGGAAAGATGGTTTGTTCGTGTTTAAAAAACGACGTTTGCAGGAGGTAATGGATATTTTGTCCCGGTGGTATGATGTGGACGTGTTTTACCAAAATGTAGATTTGCAGGATTTGCATTTCACGGGGACAATTCAACGACATAGCGAGATTGTCGATGTGTTGACGTTTCTGGAAAAGACGGATATGGTGAAGTTTAATTTAGAAGGAAAGACTTTAATCGTTTTCAAATAA
- a CDS encoding RNA polymerase sigma factor, which produces MEMFSPKILENFKRGDESAFRYYYEMYYPALCLFGIRMVKEEDDVLDIVQDVFVNLWKARETIESLVHMRMYLYQSMRHRCLNYMRVKKLEETYCHEYALLESEEGFGDAVVEEEIHRLVMEEIEQLPPEQRRVIMWHLEGKNNIEIAEILKVSVNTVKTHKARARQQLKTKLKDLFVMTFVLGL; this is translated from the coding sequence ATATTGGAAAACTTTAAAAGAGGTGATGAGAGTGCATTTCGTTATTATTACGAGATGTATTATCCTGCTTTGTGCCTGTTCGGAATCCGGATGGTGAAGGAGGAAGATGACGTGCTGGATATTGTGCAGGATGTTTTCGTGAATCTGTGGAAGGCGAGGGAGACGATAGAATCGTTGGTTCACATGAGAATGTATTTGTACCAATCCATGCGACATCGTTGTCTGAATTATATGCGGGTGAAGAAACTGGAAGAGACGTATTGTCATGAATACGCATTGCTCGAATCGGAAGAGGGATTCGGGGATGCAGTCGTGGAGGAGGAGATACATCGGTTGGTGATGGAGGAAATTGAGCAATTGCCACCGGAACAACGTCGGGTGATCATGTGGCATTTGGAGGGAAAGAATAATATTGAAATTGCTGAGATCCTGAAAGTTTCTGTGAACACGGTGAAGACGCATAAAGCCCGTGCCCGTCAGCAATTAAAAACTAAGTTGAAGGATCTTTTCGTGATGACGTTCGTCTTGGGATTATAA